gccctttttttttctttccaggcATCTATACAAGAATTTCTTGACCAAGGGATTCAGAAATCCAAGACTGACACACCTTCTTTGGCAGGCTGCAAAGGCATACAAGTATTTTCACTGGGAGGTAAGAAATGTTTGGTTATAATGAATGTTCATTCTTTCATTCAATCCTTATTGCATCAAATGAATTAACTTAGACACCTATTTTCTAGGAGGCCATGCAAGAAATTGCAGAGATAAGTTCAGCTGCATATCAATACCTAATTGATGCAGAGCCTAAGTCTTGGGCAAGGTCATGGTTTACTCATGATATTGCTTGTGAGCACATCTACTCTAACTTTTCTGCATCAACATCTGCATCAAAGAAAGCAACATCATCTGCATCAAAGAAATCATCTGAGGTACCACCATTGTCAAAGGGAAGAGCAGTTGCTACTACAACATCTACTTCTTCAGCTGGTTCCCAGAAAAAGGGTAAGACAACTGCACCATCCTCCTCCACTGCACCCAAAACGAAGGTAACACATCCATCTACttcttctacaccttcatctgccTGTTTTAACCAGAATTATCATGGTACTGTTAATATTTCTAGCCAAACAATCAACATTTCTGAGCCACCATCAAAAAGGGTTAAAAAGCCTAACTCTAAATATCAGTAATATCAGAAATGCTGGGTTCCTGTTTTCCCTTATTTGTTTTAGCATTTCTAGACTTATGAACTTGTAATGGCAGAGATAGTAGTACTCAGTTCTGTTTTATGAATGTTGACAATATTTTGTTTATGGATCTATGGTTTTTAAAGTATGTTTTTTAAAGTACTCAGTTCTGCAAACTAACATTACATTGAGAAATCCTTCAAATCTGTTACATTGCTTTTGTTTACATACATTAACTTTTAATTCTGCACTTTACCTTCACTTTGTCTTTAAACTGTGCACAAATTTGATCTTCAGAATTATAAAATTGCTTTTGTTTTTCCACAAAGATAGCATCAGAAACCCATTGGAAATCTTCACATTTTTTGCATTTTAGGTAGCCAATACCATAATTCCATGATGTTTGAGATATGTTTAACATCCTCACCTTAGTTGAATTGCATTTGGGGTTGATACAAGGAGTATGTGACCAAGGACAATCAGCAAATTTGTGATCACCAACACAAGCTTTACAACCTCCTTTGTACTGAAGTGTCATGGTTTTAATAGCATCATCAAACCATTCGAAGTATGAACACATAGGATTAGAGCAAGAAaagattttcttccctgaattagcaCCTTCTTTGACCTTTAAAAGTTTCCGAATACCATTACAAGGAACTAATTTACACCTACTGTAGATCCAAggacaatcaattgattgatgattATATTCTTTGCACATCTCACATTTCTGCAAATTAAGTAAAGTAAGATGGATAAGATACTAACCCCCaactatgttcttctttgaaaattctTGAAATTTAACTTACCATTTTCATTTTCTCACTTGAGCTAGCAgccattttaaagaaaaaaaaccaaTATACTGATTTAAGGTTGTGAAAATTCCCCATTTATATAATTCAGGCGAGACAAGAAAGTGACCGTTATTACAATCTTAGATTGTAGGACACGGTGGTCATTCTCTTAAAAAAAACCCGTTTCagtaaatataacaaccaaatctCCAGCCGTCCAACTAAAAGAATAGTCACGTGTCGCAATCCTAATTAATAGGACATGCTAGtcattttagaaaaagaaacatCCATTTCAGTAAATATAACCACTTCATCTCTGGCCGTCCAATTTTAGACTAGCCACGTGTCACAATCTAACTAAATGTGGCACATGGTTAAGTAGTTACGTGCTTGTGGGGCATTTTGACAGAAGGGTATAAATGACATTTATTTACACGTGCGGGGCCATAGCTTACTGTTTTGACCACTTAACCATGTCAGACGGAAAACATAACAAATTGGGACATTTTGATTCCGTTTTGGGGCATTTTATTCTTTTGACTAACGTCTGGGGCATTTTCACAACGTTGTAGTCCAAATTGGGGCGTTTTGCCACTTAACCCAAAAACAtagtaaaaaaaaagtttattgaatTATAGTTTGATTAACACATAGTGGATAATTAATTCATGCTGTTCCAGTTAGATACTGGCATGTCAGGCACTAGTGCTGTTAATGAAACATCGCTCTTCATATACGGAATTACTTGAAATATTTGGAATCCCCCAGCATCATCATACATAAATTCTTCCGAAGTTGCAGTTTTTGGGTCATAATGACAAAGGGTGTTTTGCGTTGAGCAATACATTTGCATATGCCACGCTAGAACTTTATTTTCTTCTGTCAGGGAAATTGGACAATAGTACGCCCGGTGAAGGTCTTTGAATTGAATGATAAATTCGTTACTCCAATGCAATTTATCATTTTCCTTTTTAGAATCCATCAATGGTTTTAATGACCATATATCAGTACTCCATCCAAGTGAATATCTATAAAGGACAATCGATAAACACCCTCCTAACACCTGTAACGGGGTGGGAAAGCATGGATCAATATATTTTATAGGGAAACAAGGTGGCATAGGAACGGAACGGAACTTCTCATCTGCTAAATCAAAAGCTACGATCTCCGTGCCCATGTTGGCTATCCAATAAAGAGCTCCATTGCAAAGTACTCCGTTTGATTTACCCAGAAAGTGATCAGTTATACCTTTGTATCTCCATCCATTTTTGTCACCAAGAGTGTATACCTGGACTTGCCCTTTGCAAAATTTACTGTCTTCGTAGTAAAAAATTCTGACAATCTTGTACTCTTTAGTTGCATTAAGATAACCAAATCCAATCAACAAGAAATCATTCTTTGCTGCAGCCTTAATTAAAGTTAATTGCGGAAGACGGACGgtttcttgggtgaaaggattACAAACATAGATAGGATCATTGTAAGAGAGTAGTTTCTTACCGAGTTGTTCGTAATTCATTACAAAACAAACCAAACCCCTATGGAAGCCAACTATGAGATAATTAGGGTAGTGGAGATTAGGAAAACCGAGCGGTTTAAGTGCATTGTAAGAGAGTTGTTCATCGAGTTTTTTGTTACTCTTTCCATCAAATTCTCCATGGTAAAATTGCATACCTTGAAAACCGTATTTACCcacaaaaatgatgaaaaaaatttcatgaggaaGATGATGCAGCAGCATTTTTCTGCTCGCACCGAATTCCGAACCCTGTCTTACAAACTCTTTAAGTCTCTAACCTTTGTGCAAAACGttctttatatatatacataGGCCTTTGAAAACTTATTTACTTGGTCCACAAGTTTAGAATCGCAAACTTATTTACTTGGTCCAcaagtttaaaaaaaattgttttctaggCAAACTCTgattagagaagttgatttaGATTGTAATTGTAATTCCCTCAATGCGTAGAATTCTAGCCAAACTCGGAATTGTGTCTCCAACTAGACTGAGTCTTATAAAAACTCTTTGTGCCACCTAAAACTTTGGGATCTTAGACTCTCCCTGTATCTCATTTCTTTTTCTCATACAATCATATCCCTttattctcaaaaaaaataaataaaaaataaataaataaataaaaatgatgaaaaaagcAACTGCACTGTTATATTTTCAGCAGAAGTTGTTGATTCTAACCAATTTGGCAAACTAGACTGCCATTCTACTGAACTAGAAGTCGGCAAGGCACTTTTTGCTAGAGTCTGAGACATTATTAGCATCTCTGTGCACAGAAGTACATTTCCAATAGTCAACTAAACTCAGATATAGATACAGCAAAACTGTATAGTTTGTAATATGCTGCCACAGGGTTTCATATTCTGGAACTGCTTTATCACAGTTTCGATGTCAATGCTTGATGCAAATTCCTTCTCTGCTTACAATATTTATTAAAGCAAATACTCATTTTTACACTAGCCGTTCAAATAGCTAGCAAACCCAAAGTTAATTTCAAAATGTAAGTAGACGAAACGGGTGTAATTCGAGGTCGAAGTGACTCTGAGATGCCGTTAGATTTTACAAATCAAatctaatatatttttatttaaaattattagCTAGTATTCTTCCCCTTTTTTTGCTAGCAACGACAAATCTGATAACCACACTTTTCTGAGACATAACCTAACCatgtaacaaacaaaaaaatgttcTAACAAGTTTATAGAATTATAGTGTACTCACCACATACTGAATAGAGTTTAGATATAAGAACCATATATCTTCGAGTGGAGTACTCAGCTTAACTACTGGCAGGTCAGGCTGTAGTTTTGTTAATGAAACATCGCTCTTCATATAGGGTCCGGAATCACTTGATATTTTTTGAATCTCTCAGCATCTGGAAATTCTTCTACAATTGCAATTTTGGGGTCATAATGACTAAGGGAGTATGTTGCCTTCGGATACCCTACAATATAACTTCATTTTCTTATGCATGTGCGAATGGATAATAACATGCAGTACAGTAAAATCGTGACTCCAATGTACTTTAGCGGCGTAATCACTTTTGTTTTCAGTTTCCTCGAATGAGTACATCAGTTCTTCCTCTACCCCAAAGACAAATCGATAAATACGTACCCTCCTAACGACAGTAACCGGGGGTAAAGTACATTGGAACTTCTCATCACCTTGTCTCCTATTGGGAGACAAGGTGGCATTGGAACTTCTCATCTTCTAAATCAAAAGCTAAAATCTTTGTGCCCTTGTCAGCTAACCAATGAAGAGCTCTAACAGAAAGAATCCCGTTTGTCTAAACAATTAGTCAAATAGTGATCTGTGGTACCTTTGTTTCTCCATATCTCATCAAATCTCTGAAATCCTATATCAATTTTATCCCTCAAAACCACTGCATACATACTTCAATCTCAACCTAAATAGTACCTCCATCAACAATGTCATCTCATATCATACAAGGCATACATCTCTTACACCATCTCCTTGATCTTCAGTTCATAACCAACAAAGGTGTTGGTTTCTGATGATTAAGCTTCCCATCTTATCTTCAGTGCTTAATCAGCTAAGGTGCTGGTTTCTGATGATTAAGCTTCCAAATGTTGTGTTCTTCAGTTCTAATTTCAAAATCAGCAAAGGTGCTGGTTTTGTGATCCACTGGTGTACTAGGCGGCGGCGAGTTTGGTGGTAACAAGATGTTTTGATTATTAGGGTTTTCATCTCTCCAGGCTGTGGGCTTTTTATGGGTATCTCTAACATTCTTTAGTTTGTAATGGGTCTTGGGCTACGATGAGCTTGTGTCTTGGGTTTACTTATTTTACAATGGCTTTACAATTTGTAATCAATTCTTTGGAATCTATGGATTTTCTCCTTAGTCCTTGTTCTTTCGGTTGAAAGTTGCATcccttgtaattttttctttcagAATCTGGTTGTAATAATTATTATCTCTTTAATATAATCTCTTTTCACGATCACAAAAAAAACCTTTGTTTCTCCATTCCCTCTTGTCACCAAGAGTACCAGCAACTGCAAGTGATGTAAGAAATGTGCTGCTCATAGTGATAAATTTATTTTCCATTAGGCCCTGAAATGGCCAAGTTCACACCTGAATTTTTCCTTCACAAGATTTACTGTCATAGTAGTAATAATTTCTTACAATCTTATAATATTCATTAGTTACTGACATCTGTAACTTGTGAAACGGAAGTCATGATTAttgttctttatttatttttgaggAGGATTTGTTGTGCGACTTGTATCCTTCTGTTCAAAACTATTCATTTAATTTGTTCTATAAGCCCTTAATTATATGGATTCTGCACTAACCGATTCTATGTTTGGTTGTTATGACAtggatttctagtatacttttcTTTCATGGTTTAAGGTTACTGAAAGTATCAAACTAAGCAGTTTTTGTTCTTCACCAAATTCTGTTTATATTCTGTTTTTATAATGCAACTGATAGTTGTGTAATCGAAATGAAAACTCAATTATCATGGATTTACAATGGGAATATCTTCTGAAGTTTAAATAAGTGATACAACAACAGGGTGGATGCTCTAGGAGTAAGCTATTTTGTTTAACAGGTTTCGATTgtcatatatatacatattcaAAACTTTGTTCCAATACAGAATTTCTTTACGTACAAATTTTTACAAGTTTTAAATATTGGGGTTGGGCTTGGTAAAGTTTCAGACATTCTGATGTTCCCCCAGCAGCAGCACTAAATCTTCAAAATCCTTTTCAATATGTTCTTACAATGTTTGGCAAGTCTGGACGATCTATAGTTGACAAACATCCCAACGCGTACAAGAATGTGTCCACATTCAATCATTCATCACCCGAAAGATCGTGCATGCCTCGACTTGTGTTTATACATGGAGTTAGTGGTACACCACTAACATACCTCCCAAGTGGGTATAATTCAATTGACTGCATTATTAAGAGAAGAAAATGTAATCTAGTGTCACACTATATAAATGGGTTCCGAAGCCTTTCTTTCATCATAATCTCCACAGCCAACAACTTGTTAGatattctttctttcttccttgcCTTCACCACTCAATCAACATGGCAAGGTTCCAGCTTCTATTATTTATGGTTTAACCTTATTTGTTCTGATCAGCGTTGCGCAAGCTGAATACGAGCCTTACACGCCCAACTATGCTTCTCCCCCACCACCCGCTTACGTAGCTCCTAAATACGTttacccatcaccaccaccaccggttTATGTTTCCCCCAAATACCCAACACCAACATACACCCCCAAGCCAGTTTACGTCGCCCCCAAGTATCCGACCCCAACATATACCCAAAGCCAGTCTACGTCGCCCCCAAGTACCCGACCCCAACATACACCCCCAAGCCAGTTTACGTCGCCCCCAAGTACCCGACCCCAACATACCCCAAAGCCAGTCTACGTCGCCCCCAAGTACCCGACCCCAACATACACCCCCAAGCCAGTTTACGTCGCCCCCAAGTACCCGACCCCAACATACACCCCCAAGCCAGTTTACGTAGCCCCCAAGTACCCGACCCCAACATACACCCCCAAGCCAGTCTACGTCGTCCCCAAGTACCCACCCCAACATACACCCCAAAACCAGTTTACGTCGCCCCTAAGTATCCAACCCAACATACACCCCAAGCCAGTTTACGTCGCCCCCAAGTACCCCCCAACATACACCCCAAACCTTTACGTCGCCCCAAGTACCCACCCAACATACACCCCAAGCCAGTTTACGTCGCCCCAAGTACCCGACCCAACATATACCCCAAGCCAGTCTACGTCGCCCCCAAATACCCCCCAACATACACCCCAAGACAGTTTACGTCGCCCCCAAGTACCCGACCCAACATACCCCCAAGCCAGTTACGTAGCCCCCAAGTACCCGACCCAACATACACCCAAGCCAGTTTACGTCGCCCCTAAGTACCAACCCCAACATACACCCCGAAGCCAGTCTACGTCGCCCCCAAATACCCAACCCAACATACATCCCCAAACCAGTTTACATCCCAACCCAACATACACCCCGAAGCCAGTTTACGTCGCCCCTAAGTATCCAACCCCAACGTACACCCCAAGCCAGTCTACGTCGCCCCCAAATACCCAACCCCAACATACATCCCCAAACCAGTTTACGTCGCCCCTAAGTACCCAATACCAACATATGTTCCCAAGCCAGTTTACGTCGCCCCCAAATACCCAACACCAACATACACTCCCAAGCCAGTTTACGTCGCCCCCAAGTACCCAACACCAACATACACTCCCAAGCCAGTTTACGTCGCCCACAAATACTCAACACCAACATACACTCCCAAGCCAGTTTACGTCGCCCCCAAGTACCCAACACCAACATACACTCCAAAACCAGTTTACGTGGCTCCCAAATATCCATCTCCACCACCCCCAGCTTACGTCGCTCCTTACTATTAAGGATCTTCCTCACAATGTTTATTGACGTTTATCCTAACCGGTAACATCATATTACCTGGCATTTCTTGCCCCAATCGCGAAATTGTTATTTGGATTTATTGTgtttgttttatgtgtttatttCCGCAATTAAAGGCTATATGCAAAGGTCATAGGTTGCGGGAACGGAAAATAAGTTCATAACAGGGAGATTACTTCCCATTTTCCGTCATTTACCTTTttcgttattttttttttttttgtaatgtgtCGTTCTACAAATCCAACTTGTAATGGTTGTAATCTATGTATTGGATTCTTCAGTGGTGTTAAAAATTTGTTTTCTATCTTTGAATTATACATTTTTGTGCCTTCCATAATGACATTTTTGGTATCCATCTAACTGTTGTAGTTGAaggaaaacctacaaccacacTCCAATGTATCTAGATTACTTCTCAattaatcataatgaattctttattaaTTTTTAAGGTTTGTAATTGGATACAGTGGATAATAATGACTTTACAATGACTTTACTTCCTCTTCAaacaaactttctctctcctagtttttTGTCTAACACACCCTAAAAGATCTCTCTCTATGTGATGACTTCATTCCTTTATATAGCaattcctcatagtggatgacaactaagagaTCCACTATCTTCGGAATCACTATGCGATACATTTGCTCATTTACAATCACTCATTCTCGCACAGACCATACCTCTcatagaacatcacactttactcgtgatcttgctgacatcatccaatacgtcacttcaGCTTTGCCATGTGCGATAGTCCTAGCTTACATgataatccttacttcgcatacttattgatatgtgcgatattccactcctacattttgcctcttctcatttcgcttacattgtgaagtgagcgatatgagaaatttccATCCTATAATATCGCATGTGTATGTCTTTTCGTATTCTATCTTGCCGACACTCCTCCGGAATTCCATTTTTCCTTAGTTACGCGTGTATTTTTAACCAATTATTATCTGACACGTCATTTTAACCGTCTGTTTTTATCCGTTCATTCCTCGCATTAATGAAACCTTGAAAAATGGGACTGATTTttccttatatatcttctttcgtcttcttcttatttctactttcttgtttcatcttctttgcTACTGCTTTCTCTGATCAAAGCTAAATtcatttctttttactttctaccCATTTCCATTCCCATTCCAAAAATGGCTCCTGCTGGCAAGAAGATGGAGACCGAATTCAATAGGTTCAAGAATGAATTTCATTCAAGAGGTTACTCACTTTCTCTTCCCCCATCATCtgactattcatccaaacttagtCTTGATTTGATCAATTCCGATCAATGGAATAATCAAAGAGTTATTAGGGACAACTTTCCATTCTTCCAATTCCCTTGTTTAACCCCGAAATACccctattttatgaaattcttgctgatgaTCGATTAGCACGGGGAATATTCCAACTAAGTGGTGATGCGATCAGAATAGCATTAGAGTATTCTCGTTGCGCAGCTGGGCTAGAGTCCTCTTATCCTTATGAGGTGCGAAAAGAATCGCATGGTGATAAGGTCATTGATTCTAACGAatatactcttgataatttcttcaaaaaTTACTATGTTGCAATTATGAAAAGCAATTTAACTAAATAGGTTGTtcgcttaagaagaaaagatggtatCGCTGAAGGTGATAGgatcatgcgagatgttgattggaatgaCAAATCTAACAATTCTGCTCGCAGATCTAATGACTCGAGCTGGCTTAATTGACCTGTCATTCTAGAGGGTCCTTATATTTCTGGTAAAGCTGAGGATGGTTCTGATATTCCTTTTCCTGAAAAGT
This is a stretch of genomic DNA from Papaver somniferum cultivar HN1 chromosome 1, ASM357369v1, whole genome shotgun sequence. It encodes these proteins:
- the LOC113361268 gene encoding F-box protein At3g07870-like, with the translated sequence MNYEQLGKKLLSYNDPIYVCNPFTQETVRLPQLTLIKAAAKNDFLLIGFGYLNATKEYKIVRIFYYEDSKFCKGQVQVYTLGDKNGWRYKGITDHFLGKSNGVLCNGALYWIANMGTEIVAFDLADEKFRSVPMPPCFPIKYIDPCFPTPLQVLGGCLSIVLYRYSLGWSTDIWSLKPLMDSKKENDKLHWSNEFIIQFKDLHRAYYCPISLTEENKVLAWHMQMYCSTQNTLCHYDPKTATSEEFMYDDAGGFQIFQVIPYMKSDVSLTALVPDMPVSNWNSMN